The genomic interval CCTCACCATTCAAGTAACAACATAACCTTTAACATTATAACATATATAGATTATACGGTATAACAGCATTACCTAAGACAGCTACGAAAAAAAATCTAATGCTTTTGCAAGCTCATCTGCAGCCTTCTCGTGCTCTTTAACCTTATCTGTCTCCTTGCTACTGTTTGGTGCATTTATTTTATGTGTGCTATTTAAATGGTTTGGTGGCAACTCTCTATTGGGGGCTACCTCTTTTTTCAAATTCCTAACTGGCACCTGTTGCAGACCATCAATTTTCTTTTCTAATCTTTTTAAAATTTCTATGATGGAATCATTGCTCTTGCCAGTTAAGATTTCTCTAGTTTGGTTTTCGATTAATTCAATTATAAAAAATTGAGCATCTTCAACGTTATTAATTAACTGCTTTGCTTCTTTTGACAGTTTATCTGTGTCAACAATAACTTGCATTAATTATCCTTCCTTTTTTTTGCTAATGCTTGTGCTGCAAGGAAACCTTCGACGTTAGCAAATGCTGCTTTTTCCATTTTAATCATAGTTGGGAAACTATGTCTTAGGTAAGGTGCCAAAACCTCCCCACCTCCTCCTGCTATTATAACCGCAGACAGGCTGTCAATTTCATCTCCCCACCTTATTTTGACCTTTGAAGTAATTTGATGAGCTAGTTCTTCATAGGCTCCATCCTCAAATCCAGCCAAGTCTATCTCTGATCCTCTATGTAGAAGCTTACTATCTTCCCAAAATATTGCCTTCTCTACGGATAATAAGTCAACAGACTTCTTTACTACTTCTTCCACTTCGTTTTGAACGATTTGATAAGCATACTTCATACCCAAATCAATTCCACCACTTAAATCCTCACGTGGCATCAGACCTTTTTTACCTTTAGACATGACTAAGATATCTGTGGTTCGGTAGCCAATGTCTATTAATCCAACTGGTGAACTAACTAATTGTGGGTTTTTCACATCCCCGTCTATACCAAGACAGGCTGCATAATAGGCACCTGCACCCTGTGGAAACACATATACATCGCTTACTTTTACTCTTTTTCTATTATGTCCTTCCACAATTACTGATACATCTAATTTTTTTAATAGTACAGTTACATCCTCCTTTTGCGAACGATAGTATGTAAGTGGTAAACCAACAGCCAATTCAATATCCTCATCGTTACCTAATAGAGCTGCTGCAGTTGCAATTAGTATTTGCATATTAGTATTTTCTATAGCTTTTTCTTCCCAAGTCCGTAAACCACTACCACCAACCATAGCAGCATCGCCAACTAAGTATTTTTTTGAATTTTCCAGTTCACCTGCTGGCCATATACTTACAGAATAATCCTCATTCTGTGATTTTAAGATTGTTCTCATTTTCTCACTTCTATCTAATGCAACAACAGATGGAAAACGTAAAGTTTCCCCGTTTTCATTCATTGCTTTAACAAAACCATATCCAATATCAATTGCTATTCTCATGATTTGCCTCCATTCTATTTACAAATAAAAATTTACAAATAAAACATCGATTATTGATAAATCGATGTTATAAGCAATTATTTTAAAACCTTTGATATCGCTTCTATGACTCTGTCTGCCTGAAAGGGTTTAACGATAAAATCCTTTGCACCTGCTTGAATAGCTTGTACAACCATACCCTGCTGACCCATCGCCGAACACATAATCACTTTCGCGTTTCCGTCTGCCTTTCTTATTTCTTTTAAGGCTTCTATACCATCCATTTCAGGCATAGTAATATCCATCGTAACTAAGTCTGGCTGATGTTCTTGATATAATTTTACAGCTTCCTGACCGTTAGCGGCCTCAGCAACAACTTCATATCCGTTTTTTTTCAATGTATCCTTTATCATAACGCGCATGAAAGCTGCATCATCAACTACTAGTACTTTTCCTGACATCCTCCCACTCCTTTATTACTATAGTTCTTTTTCTTGTAGATTAAGCACTTTTTGCAAATGTAAGAGAATTAGCAGACGATTTTCTACCTTAATAACTCCCCGTATAAACTCAGCCTCTACACTACCAATTACTTTAGGAGCAGGCTCTATTCTATTTTCGTCTATTTCTATTACTTCATTAGCCGCATCAACAACTAATCCTATTTCAATATCTTTCACACTAATAATGATTACCCTAGTATTATCGCTATCGTTAATAGCTTCTATCCCAAACCTCGTTCTCAAATCAATAATAGGTGTTACAATACCCCGTAGGTTAATAACTCCTTTAATAAAATCGGCCATATTCGGTATCCTAGTAACATGACTTACCCTTTCAATTGAGCGCACCTGATCTATCTCTACACCATATTCTTCATCATTCAGCTTGAAAATAATAATCTTCATTTAGGTATCGCCTCCTCTATTGAATTAGGGCATTACAATCAATAATTAATGCTACTTGACCATCACCTAAAATGGTTGCGCCAGATATAGCAAACACATTAGGCAAGTAGGTTCCGAGATTCTTCAATACTATTTCTTGCTGTCCGATAAAGTCATCGACTATAAGCCCAGCCATCTTATCGCCCTTCTTAACTACAATGACAGATACTTCATCGTCTTCAACTTCATCTGCTCTTGGAATAGCAAACACTTTTTCTAATGAAACTAACGGAACAATATGTCCGCGGAAGTCTATTACCTGTTGACCTTGTACCAAATATATATCCTTTTTAGAGAATACAGCAGTCTCGATAATAGAACTTAATGGTATTGCATACTTCTCATCAGATATTCTAATTAACATCGACTGAATAATTGAGAGCGTCAGGGGTAGTTCTATCTGGAACTTCGTATATTCACCAAGTTTTGACTCGATATGAACCTGACCACTTAAGGCTTCAATCTTACTTCTTACAACGTCAAGCCCAACCCCCCTACCTGATACGTCAGTAACTACCTTTGCAGTACTAAATCCAGATTGGAAAAGCAGCATAAATACCTGTTGGTCACTCATTTGGTTTCCTTGCTCTTCTGTTAGCAATCCACGCTCAATTGCTTTGTTAAGAATTTTTTGACGATCTAAACCATTACCATCATCAATTATCTCTATAAAGA from Desulfuribacillus alkaliarsenatis carries:
- a CDS encoding ParM/StbA family protein, coding for MRIAIDIGYGFVKAMNENGETLRFPSVVALDRSEKMRTILKSQNEDYSVSIWPAGELENSKKYLVGDAAMVGGSGLRTWEEKAIENTNMQILIATAAALLGNDEDIELAVGLPLTYYRSQKEDVTVLLKKLDVSVIVEGHNRKRVKVSDVYVFPQGAGAYYAACLGIDGDVKNPQLVSSPVGLIDIGYRTTDILVMSKGKKGLMPREDLSGGIDLGMKYAYQIVQNEVEEVVKKSVDLLSVEKAIFWEDSKLLHRGSEIDLAGFEDGAYEELAHQITSKVKIRWGDEIDSLSAVIIAGGGGEVLAPYLRHSFPTMIKMEKAAFANVEGFLAAQALAKKRKDN
- a CDS encoding response regulator, producing MSGKVLVVDDAAFMRVMIKDTLKKNGYEVVAEAANGQEAVKLYQEHQPDLVTMDITMPEMDGIEALKEIRKADGNAKVIMCSAMGQQGMVVQAIQAGAKDFIVKPFQADRVIEAISKVLK
- a CDS encoding chemotaxis protein CheW, whose protein sequence is MKIIIFKLNDEEYGVEIDQVRSIERVSHVTRIPNMADFIKGVINLRGIVTPIIDLRTRFGIEAINDSDNTRVIIISVKDIEIGLVVDAANEVIEIDENRIEPAPKVIGSVEAEFIRGVIKVENRLLILLHLQKVLNLQEKEL